One region of Sulfurisphaera ohwakuensis genomic DNA includes:
- a CDS encoding type II toxin-antitoxin system VapC family toxin, which produces MVKRYLDVNVLVYYLLDDKELGDRAEYWINNTDEIYTSEITFFQLIIILKNLTKEDEKEILRKLSEVFEGLNVKFVHLEPYELKEVYEIASKNNLDFEDAIHYYCSRKINAEMISNDSDLKKFGAKF; this is translated from the coding sequence GTGGTTAAGAGATATCTTGATGTAAACGTGTTAGTATACTATTTACTTGACGACAAGGAATTAGGTGATAGAGCAGAATATTGGATAAACAATACTGACGAGATCTACACTTCAGAAATTACGTTCTTTCAACTTATCATAATCCTCAAAAATTTAACGAAAGAAGATGAAAAGGAAATCTTGAGGAAATTATCAGAAGTATTTGAAGGACTAAACGTCAAGTTTGTACACCTGGAACCTTATGAACTAAAAGAGGTATATGAGATAGCCAGTAAGAATAATCTTGATTTTGAAGACGCAATACACTATTATTGTTCACGAAAGATTAACGCTGAAATGATAAGTAATGATTCAGATTTAAAAAAGTTTGGAGCTAAATTTTAA
- a CDS encoding AbrB/MazE/SpoVT family DNA-binding domain-containing protein: MKKEYLLNVDEKGRIVIPKEVREEFNITEKVKLVVEDDKIELLPYVKKSYRGLFKASLNSKDVDEVLKEALEERSKKWLRDILM; this comes from the coding sequence ATGAAAAAAGAATATTTACTTAACGTTGACGAGAAGGGGAGGATAGTAATCCCTAAGGAAGTAAGGGAAGAGTTTAATATTACTGAGAAAGTAAAACTCGTAGTTGAAGACGATAAAATAGAACTCTTACCTTATGTAAAAAAGAGTTATAGGGGGTTATTTAAAGCCAGCCTTAACTCAAAGGACGTAGACGAAGTATTGAAGGAGGCTTTGGAAGAGAGGAGTAAGAAGTGGTTAAGAGATATCTTGATGTAA